In Candidatus Neomarinimicrobiota bacterium, one DNA window encodes the following:
- the accD gene encoding acetyl-CoA carboxylase, carboxyltransferase subunit beta gives MVAWFKRDREKLQTAGRKSIPDGLWEKCRKCEEILYARELAKALWVCPHCHYHFRLRPADYMKMLLDDGKFEELNPGLKSGDPLHFKARKKYTEQLESAMAKSGTLDVLSTVQGSMDHRSLVLCIMTFDFIGGSMGSVVGEKLSRAIDHALNSSLPLVTISASGGARMQEGIYSLMQMAKTSAKLARFSESGGMHVSILTDPTTGGVTASYAMLGDIILAEPGALIGFAGPRVIKQTIGEDLPEGFQRAEFLLEKGFVDRIVHRKEMKEVLGQILDFAHG, from the coding sequence ATGGTTGCTTGGTTCAAACGGGATAGGGAAAAGCTCCAGACGGCGGGAAGAAAGTCGATTCCTGATGGACTCTGGGAGAAATGTCGCAAATGCGAGGAGATCCTTTATGCCAGGGAACTGGCCAAGGCATTATGGGTTTGTCCCCACTGTCATTACCACTTTCGTCTCCGCCCGGCTGATTATATGAAGATGCTTCTCGATGACGGCAAGTTCGAGGAGCTCAATCCCGGTTTGAAATCGGGAGACCCCCTTCATTTCAAGGCCAGAAAGAAATATACCGAACAGTTGGAATCCGCGATGGCCAAATCAGGGACCCTGGATGTTCTGTCAACAGTTCAAGGGTCAATGGACCATCGGAGTCTGGTTTTATGTATCATGACTTTCGATTTCATCGGAGGAAGCATGGGATCTGTGGTGGGTGAAAAACTCTCCCGGGCCATCGATCACGCCCTGAACAGCTCCCTGCCTCTTGTCACCATTTCAGCCTCCGGTGGCGCCAGGATGCAGGAAGGGATCTACTCCCTCATGCAAATGGCCAAAACATCGGCCAAGCTCGCCCGCTTTTCCGAGTCAGGCGGGATGCATGTCTCTATTCTCACGGATCCCACGACCGGTGGCGTCACGGCGAGCTATGCCATGCTGGGCGACATTATCCTGGCTGAGCCAGGAGCATTGATCGGATTTGCGGGTCCCAGGGTCATCAAGCAGACGATAGGGGAGGACTTGCCAGAGGGATTTCAGAGAGCCGAATTCTTGCTGGAAAAAGGATTCGTTGACCGCATTGTGCACCGCAAAGAGATGAAAGAGGTGTTGGGCCAGATATTGGATTTTGCTCATGGCTGA
- a CDS encoding response regulator, with translation MRGRVLWIDDEIDLLKPHILYLEEKGYEVEQVTNGRDAVAHVEKEAFDLVLLDEMMPGMDGIATLREIKELRPGMPVIMITKSEEEWLMNEAISEKIADYLTKPVNSSQIFLTCKKILEEEKILDEKAASTYLSDFQAIEATISSELTMDEWWELYLKLTRWQIEMDSRKDLGLGSILDEQVKSANSRFTHFFVENYLHWIHSEPDNRPPLSVDVFSQFVAPHLLNDEKVFLLVIDCLRLDHALTILLDVQPYFDAKMDYHLSILPSATPFSRNAIFSGRFPSEIQKRKPGVWESMLQSESSMNQYERDFMTEQLGRLQHDDISFDYHKVNVARAGRNFLSHIKEYEDKPFISLVVNFVDLLTHHRSQSDVLQEMLMDESGYRATVRTWFQNSWLFDLLRYLSDSSYRVIVTTDHGSIRVKKGIQLIGDKETSTGVRYKYGRNLNCSEKHALVVKRPRDYFLPEVTTGTNYIMAKEDVYFVYPTQYRKYLNLYQNSFQHGGISMEELMVPTLSLTVKA, from the coding sequence ATGCGTGGCCGTGTTCTGTGGATAGATGACGAGATTGATCTACTGAAGCCTCATATTCTTTATCTGGAGGAAAAGGGATATGAAGTGGAACAGGTCACAAATGGCCGTGATGCTGTTGCCCATGTGGAAAAAGAGGCTTTCGACCTGGTCCTTCTGGATGAAATGATGCCCGGAATGGACGGAATTGCCACCCTGCGGGAGATCAAGGAATTGCGGCCGGGAATGCCTGTTATCATGATCACGAAGAGCGAAGAAGAGTGGTTGATGAACGAGGCTATTTCCGAGAAAATTGCGGATTATCTGACGAAACCGGTTAATTCCAGTCAGATTTTTCTTACCTGCAAGAAGATTCTTGAGGAAGAAAAGATCCTGGATGAAAAGGCGGCCTCCACGTACCTATCAGACTTTCAGGCGATCGAAGCGACGATTTCTTCGGAACTGACTATGGATGAGTGGTGGGAGTTGTACCTGAAGCTCACCCGTTGGCAAATCGAAATGGACAGTCGCAAGGATCTCGGTCTCGGATCGATACTTGATGAGCAGGTCAAGAGCGCAAACAGCAGATTTACACATTTCTTTGTGGAGAACTATCTTCACTGGATTCATTCTGAACCCGACAACCGCCCTCCACTGTCTGTGGACGTCTTCAGTCAATTTGTGGCACCGCACCTCTTGAACGACGAGAAAGTGTTCCTTCTTGTCATAGACTGTTTGCGACTGGATCATGCATTGACCATCCTGCTCGACGTGCAACCCTATTTCGATGCGAAAATGGATTATCATCTTTCCATTCTTCCCTCGGCCACGCCCTTTTCCCGTAACGCGATCTTTAGCGGCCGTTTTCCTTCTGAGATTCAGAAGAGAAAACCGGGAGTCTGGGAGTCCATGCTCCAAAGTGAATCGAGCATGAACCAGTACGAGCGCGATTTCATGACAGAACAGCTGGGCCGCCTCCAGCACGACGATATATCTTTCGATTACCACAAAGTCAACGTAGCGAGGGCGGGGAGAAACTTCCTGAGCCACATAAAGGAGTATGAAGATAAACCTTTCATCTCCCTCGTAGTGAATTTTGTCGATTTACTCACGCACCACCGTTCTCAGTCGGATGTACTACAGGAAATGCTGATGGACGAGTCAGGATACAGGGCCACCGTTCGAACCTGGTTTCAAAATTCCTGGCTGTTCGATCTGCTGAGGTATCTCAGTGATTCATCTTACAGGGTGATTGTCACGACCGATCATGGAAGTATCCGGGTCAAGAAGGGAATTCAGTTGATCGGGGACAAGGAAACATCCACAGGTGTTCGATACAAATATGGCCGCAATCTCAATTGCAGTGAGAAACACGCGTTGGTGGTAAAGCGACCTCGTGACTATTTCCTCCCGGAGGTGACCACAGGCACAAACTATATCATGGCGAAAGAAGATGTCTATTTTGTCTATCCGACCCAGTACCGGAAGTACCTGAATCTTTACCAGAACAGTTTCCAGCATGGGGGCATTTCCATGGAAGAGTTGATGGTCCCCACGCTTTCATTGACGGTCAAGGCATGA
- the tsaE gene encoding tRNA (adenosine(37)-N6)-threonylcarbamoyltransferase complex ATPase subunit type 1 TsaE produces MTRERNVTHSPDETARLAQNFAALLSPGDVIALRGELGSGKTTFVQGLARGLGISATVNSPTYMLVNEFAGRIPLYHVDFYRVSSREEVEDLGLEYYFYGEGVTVIEWADRFPEVIPHGATDIRFSSPSEGVREITVQTNGNGSPGD; encoded by the coding sequence ATGACCCGGGAAAGGAACGTGACCCATTCTCCTGATGAGACGGCAAGACTTGCCCAGAACTTTGCCGCGTTGTTATCTCCTGGTGATGTTATCGCTTTGAGGGGAGAGCTGGGAAGCGGTAAGACGACGTTTGTTCAGGGTCTCGCCAGAGGACTGGGAATCTCCGCTACCGTGAATTCACCCACATACATGCTGGTCAATGAATTTGCCGGTCGTATTCCCCTGTATCATGTTGACTTCTATCGCGTCAGTTCTCGGGAGGAAGTCGAGGATCTCGGACTGGAGTACTATTTCTACGGGGAGGGCGTAACGGTGATTGAATGGGCGGATCGTTTCCCGGAAGTTATTCCCCACGGGGCGACAGATATTCGATTCAGTTCACCGTCGGAGGGGGTACGGGAGATCACCGTTCAAACGAATGGGAATGGATCTCCTGGCGATTGA
- a CDS encoding adenylate/guanylate cyclase domain-containing protein has product MKKHLASLGLTFASLLLIMVMHRIHLFDGLELKAVDLAFRIRGPLSGWAARDEIPKDSLNVVIVDIDDESYRLVPWTWPYPRHVWALVLENLSLAGAKVIVFDIQFDAPDRYTEYLKQIRQGLAEKGLRGLVPAHGDSVFARAIREAQTRGTSVILATKLVQEPTRVPPQYIQYPIDILRSANPSFGLVNENPDLDGFSRQYYTFLSVQQEPDRWYPTLGMKAAQKYLELSDETLPSVDYDNNVINYGPLTIPISSSPGRFLVNYYGPPSGIKIGEGEAWETFNRYPLSNVVDVVDVELRDPDEDIDWMSQFLPGEVPGWLEEIEDPDTRAELMVQLGLGDEFDITSSPFYNKIVLIGVSVEVLHDVKKSPFYSFAGQLQFTPGVEFHANAIQTLMDRNFMSVFGNRVSWTEKSWESHMSLVAGLSLLAFIFLTFMNPLFAGLSILLEVLAFFSFAVGQFTADSWWLLKAFIHNILPTPWIAKLGDWIFIRTPGIGESTIVPILAPIAGVFLTYGSNVLYSFIMEQKDKRFLKNTFGTYVSPTLIDQMYEDKQEPKLGGDLGYHTAFFSDIQSFSSFSEILGPEKMVALMNEYLTEMTDILLSHRGTLDKYIGDSIVAFYGAPMPVEDHEFSACITALEMEKRLENLRERWSKDDEWPELVHNMRHRVGLSSGEMVTGNMGSNMRMNYTMMGDTVNLASRLEASAKQYGVYIQVAESTYSSVKERFEWRFLDNVRVKGKTRPAKVYELLTSAGELDDVHSKVVPVFHEGIQHYNDQKWDKALKAFKEAEKLENMFPLRPTNPSRIYTERCEFFKANPPGDDWDGVWTLAKK; this is encoded by the coding sequence ATGAAGAAGCATCTGGCGAGCCTGGGCCTCACTTTCGCCTCCCTTCTGTTGATCATGGTTATGCACCGAATCCATCTATTCGATGGTCTTGAACTCAAAGCCGTCGATCTTGCATTCCGCATTCGAGGTCCTCTTTCCGGATGGGCTGCGAGGGATGAGATCCCCAAGGACAGTCTCAACGTGGTCATCGTGGACATTGATGACGAAAGCTACAGACTGGTTCCCTGGACATGGCCCTATCCCCGCCACGTATGGGCTCTGGTGCTGGAAAATCTCTCTCTCGCTGGTGCGAAAGTCATCGTTTTTGACATACAGTTTGACGCTCCCGATCGCTACACTGAGTATTTGAAGCAGATTCGCCAGGGCTTGGCAGAAAAGGGGTTGCGCGGTCTGGTTCCCGCTCACGGTGACAGCGTCTTTGCCCGCGCGATCAGAGAGGCCCAAACGAGAGGAACTTCTGTGATTCTGGCAACCAAACTGGTCCAGGAGCCCACGAGAGTACCGCCTCAGTACATCCAATATCCCATAGATATATTGCGTTCGGCAAATCCAAGTTTTGGCCTGGTAAATGAGAACCCTGACCTGGATGGTTTTTCAAGACAATACTACACCTTCCTTTCCGTGCAACAGGAACCTGACAGGTGGTACCCTACCCTGGGGATGAAAGCCGCTCAGAAGTATCTGGAGTTGTCCGATGAAACGCTTCCCTCGGTTGATTACGACAATAACGTGATAAACTATGGGCCATTGACCATTCCTATTTCCAGTTCCCCCGGTAGATTTCTGGTGAATTACTATGGACCACCCTCAGGCATCAAAATAGGAGAAGGAGAAGCATGGGAGACGTTCAATAGATATCCTCTATCCAATGTAGTGGATGTTGTGGATGTTGAACTGAGGGATCCTGACGAGGATATTGACTGGATGAGCCAATTTCTACCTGGTGAGGTGCCAGGGTGGTTGGAAGAGATTGAGGATCCAGATACCAGAGCCGAACTCATGGTCCAACTCGGCCTGGGCGATGAGTTCGACATTACCTCATCACCATTCTACAATAAAATAGTGTTAATAGGTGTCTCAGTTGAAGTGTTACATGATGTGAAGAAATCGCCATTTTACAGTTTTGCGGGGCAACTCCAGTTCACGCCGGGTGTGGAATTTCACGCCAACGCCATTCAGACTCTCATGGATAGGAACTTCATGTCCGTGTTTGGGAATCGTGTTTCGTGGACCGAGAAATCGTGGGAATCACATATGTCGCTCGTCGCCGGTTTGTCGTTGCTGGCCTTCATCTTTCTTACTTTCATGAATCCCCTGTTTGCCGGACTGAGCATTCTGCTGGAGGTCCTGGCATTCTTCAGTTTCGCGGTGGGACAGTTTACCGCAGATTCCTGGTGGCTTTTGAAAGCATTCATCCACAACATTCTTCCCACTCCCTGGATTGCAAAGCTGGGGGACTGGATTTTCATCCGCACCCCTGGAATCGGGGAATCGACGATCGTTCCCATTCTGGCGCCGATTGCCGGCGTTTTCCTGACCTATGGCAGTAACGTACTGTACAGTTTCATCATGGAGCAGAAGGACAAACGTTTCCTTAAGAATACTTTTGGGACATATGTCTCGCCCACGCTTATCGATCAAATGTATGAAGACAAGCAGGAGCCAAAACTGGGTGGTGATTTGGGTTACCATACGGCTTTCTTCTCGGATATTCAGAGTTTCTCCTCCTTTTCTGAAATCCTCGGACCGGAGAAAATGGTTGCCTTGATGAACGAATATCTGACTGAGATGACAGACATTCTTCTTTCGCACCGCGGAACACTGGACAAATATATCGGTGATTCCATTGTGGCCTTCTACGGAGCACCCATGCCCGTGGAAGATCATGAATTCTCTGCCTGCATCACGGCGCTTGAGATGGAAAAAAGGTTGGAGAACCTGAGAGAAAGATGGTCCAAAGACGATGAATGGCCCGAGCTGGTGCACAACATGCGCCACCGGGTGGGACTCAGTTCAGGTGAAATGGTTACGGGAAACATGGGTTCAAACATGAGGATGAATTACACGATGATGGGGGATACGGTGAACCTTGCCTCCCGTTTGGAAGCATCGGCCAAACAATACGGCGTTTATATTCAGGTGGCGGAATCGACGTATTCTTCAGTAAAGGAAAGGTTTGAGTGGCGTTTTCTTGACAATGTCAGAGTGAAGGGCAAAACGCGTCCCGCTAAAGTGTACGAACTTCTCACGAGTGCGGGTGAATTGGATGATGTGCATTCAAAGGTGGTGCCCGTATTTCATGAGGGTATCCAACACTATAATGATCAGAAATGGGATAAAGCCTTGAAGGCTTTTAAGGAAGCCGAGAAACTTGAGAACATGTTTCCCTTGAGGCCCACGAATCCGAGTCGTATCTATACTGAAAGGTGTGAGTTCTTCAAGGCAAATCCTCCGGGAGACGACTGGGATGGGGTCTGGACTCTGGCAAAGAAGTAA
- the tsaB gene encoding tRNA (adenosine(37)-N6)-threonylcarbamoyltransferase complex dimerization subunit type 1 TsaB yields the protein MGMDLLAIETASSVCGIALFLEGEFEGMVESELGREHAEKLPLFYEELRDRHEFSLPTLTGIAVSIGPGSFTGLRIGLSYGKGLAYSAGIPLVPVPTLTAMAMGTGKKEGKLRCLLHSHKNVVYSQDFLISDGYPIEQKNPKSGTWEKALQTLPRDISICQYGCDHLLQAESGLEMNHAAPSARCVGELSLLDFEKLKVENFYEVAPNYISPFKVRAAGSSDR from the coding sequence ATGGGAATGGATCTCCTGGCGATTGAGACAGCCTCCTCCGTCTGCGGGATTGCTCTTTTCCTGGAGGGTGAATTTGAGGGTATGGTCGAGTCAGAATTAGGTCGTGAGCACGCCGAGAAACTTCCCCTTTTCTACGAGGAATTGAGAGATCGCCACGAATTCAGCCTACCGACACTCACCGGTATTGCCGTATCCATCGGCCCTGGGTCATTTACGGGATTGCGGATAGGCTTGAGTTACGGCAAGGGATTAGCCTACAGCGCGGGTATTCCCCTGGTGCCTGTCCCAACGCTCACCGCTATGGCAATGGGGACCGGAAAGAAGGAAGGGAAGCTGAGGTGTCTTCTCCATTCGCACAAGAACGTTGTGTACAGCCAAGATTTTCTTATCTCAGATGGATATCCTATTGAGCAGAAAAACCCAAAATCGGGGACCTGGGAGAAAGCCTTGCAGACTCTCCCGAGGGACATTTCCATCTGTCAGTACGGTTGTGATCATCTTCTGCAGGCTGAATCCGGTCTGGAAATGAACCATGCGGCACCCTCCGCAAGGTGTGTCGGGGAGCTCTCTCTCCTTGATTTTGAGAAACTGAAGGTTGAGAACTTTTACGAAGTAGCACCCAACTATATATCACCCTTCAAGGTAAGGGCCGCCGGTTCATCAGATCGGTAA
- the guaA gene encoding glutamine-hydrolyzing GMP synthase — protein sequence MFLSHLCTTILRTKIPLNISNHGDFRKTVSTRQTVLVLDFGSQYTQLIARRVREQRVYSEIVPHNISLGQVRAMNPAAMILSGGPSSVYSDRALRFNEGILDLGIPVLGICYGLHVLIHHDGGKVRSNGGGEYGFARIHREASSSLLEGISSESRVWMSHGDRVNEVPEGWSVTAWSDNDLVATAEHTAKPLFGTQFHPEVAHTDEGNRILSNFLFKISKCRPDWTSASFVEEVERQIRERLGNQTVLCGVSGGVDSAVVAKLLSRAVGGQLRAVFIDHGLLRKREGKYITETLQGGLGLPIEYHDFSKDFLRNLKGVIDPEKKRTIIGEQFIRSFEKIAGPDSQTRFLAQGTLYPDVIESGGVDGTADVIKSHHNVGGLPKDLDFVLMEPLRDLFKDEVRTVGRELGLPEEILGRHPFPGPGLAVRIVGEVTPERLSILRDADEIFISFLKEKEIYDEIWQAFCVLVPIKTVGVMGDQRTYANLISLRAVTSADGMTADWYRLSHENLNEISNRIVNFVPGVNRVVYDVTSKPPGTIEWE from the coding sequence ATGTTTCTGTCACACCTTTGCACTACAATCTTACGCACGAAGATTCCATTGAATATTTCAAATCATGGGGACTTTCGGAAGACGGTGTCGACTAGACAAACTGTACTCGTGCTCGACTTTGGTTCTCAGTACACACAGCTCATTGCGCGTCGTGTGCGGGAGCAAAGAGTCTATTCGGAGATCGTGCCACACAATATTTCACTGGGTCAGGTCAGGGCTATGAATCCCGCAGCCATGATCCTGTCGGGTGGCCCGTCGAGCGTGTACAGTGATAGAGCCCTTCGTTTTAACGAAGGCATCCTCGATCTGGGAATCCCGGTTCTGGGAATCTGCTATGGACTCCACGTATTGATTCATCATGATGGAGGAAAGGTTCGTTCAAACGGAGGGGGTGAATACGGGTTTGCCAGAATACATCGCGAGGCTTCGAGCAGCTTGCTTGAAGGTATTTCTTCCGAATCCCGTGTCTGGATGAGCCACGGTGACAGAGTGAATGAAGTGCCCGAGGGTTGGTCCGTTACGGCGTGGTCCGACAATGATCTGGTGGCGACCGCCGAGCATACGGCCAAGCCACTTTTTGGAACACAGTTTCATCCAGAAGTGGCACATACGGATGAGGGAAACAGAATCCTGTCCAACTTCCTGTTCAAGATTTCGAAGTGCAGACCCGATTGGACATCAGCCTCTTTTGTTGAGGAGGTAGAGCGTCAAATCCGCGAACGATTGGGAAACCAGACCGTTCTTTGCGGTGTGAGCGGCGGAGTCGATTCCGCTGTCGTTGCCAAACTCCTGTCCCGGGCAGTGGGTGGACAGCTGAGAGCAGTTTTCATAGATCACGGTTTACTACGAAAGAGGGAAGGAAAGTACATTACTGAGACTCTGCAGGGTGGTTTGGGTCTACCCATCGAATACCATGATTTTTCTAAGGATTTCTTGAGGAATCTCAAGGGTGTTATCGATCCAGAGAAGAAGCGAACCATCATCGGTGAGCAGTTCATAAGATCGTTTGAAAAGATTGCCGGGCCCGACAGCCAGACGCGGTTCCTTGCACAAGGGACACTCTATCCGGACGTAATTGAAAGCGGAGGTGTAGACGGCACCGCAGATGTCATCAAGTCCCATCATAATGTGGGCGGACTTCCGAAAGACCTTGATTTTGTGTTGATGGAACCTCTGAGGGATTTGTTCAAGGATGAAGTGCGCACAGTGGGGAGGGAATTAGGTCTTCCGGAGGAGATTCTGGGCAGGCATCCGTTTCCCGGCCCCGGTCTGGCGGTACGGATAGTGGGTGAGGTAACCCCGGAGCGCCTTTCCATCCTGCGCGACGCGGACGAAATCTTTATCAGCTTCCTGAAGGAAAAAGAGATATATGATGAAATATGGCAAGCATTCTGCGTGTTGGTACCGATAAAGACCGTTGGTGTAATGGGTGACCAGAGAACGTACGCGAACCTTATCAGTCTCAGAGCCGTCACCAGCGCTGATGGAATGACGGCGGATTGGTACCGCCTCTCCCATGAGAATCTGAACGAAATCTCGAATCGAATCGTTAACTTTGTCCCCGGAGTCAATCGTGTGGTTTACGATGTGACGTCGAAACCACCGGGAACTATTGAATGGGAGTAG
- a CDS encoding FecR family protein, whose product MNKVPIQRLLHLSCILLYSLEFLLAADGVAVTTKVKGAAERRPAAREEFAPLSPATVLFDRDFVRTGASGFLVMVYLDDKSLLKMKGNTDLEIRGQREGDGISKKIDLMAGILKAEVSEQRKGDFVVSTPTSVASVKGTSFWMASDPTSGDQVMCLDGLVELLNLISGNVVTVGPNETGTSGQDGSLGVNATNPDDLPEDEDETGDGLKELRIRLRNADGEERDLIINYD is encoded by the coding sequence ATGAACAAGGTGCCTATCCAACGACTCCTTCATCTCTCTTGCATACTTTTGTATTCTCTGGAATTCCTGCTGGCGGCGGACGGCGTGGCGGTGACCACCAAAGTCAAAGGCGCCGCTGAACGTCGACCAGCTGCACGGGAAGAGTTCGCACCTCTTTCTCCTGCGACCGTGCTGTTTGACAGGGACTTCGTCCGGACAGGGGCGAGTGGATTTCTCGTGATGGTATATCTCGATGATAAGAGTCTGCTGAAAATGAAGGGCAATACTGATCTGGAAATCCGCGGACAACGGGAAGGAGACGGCATATCCAAGAAAATTGATCTGATGGCAGGAATCCTGAAAGCTGAAGTTTCCGAGCAGCGAAAAGGGGATTTCGTCGTCTCGACTCCCACTTCTGTGGCATCGGTCAAAGGCACATCATTCTGGATGGCGTCGGATCCTACGTCGGGAGATCAGGTAATGTGTCTTGACGGCCTGGTGGAACTCCTTAACCTTATTTCCGGAAATGTGGTCACTGTGGGTCCCAATGAGACGGGTACCTCCGGTCAGGACGGTTCTCTTGGCGTGAATGCCACAAATCCGGATGATCTTCCCGAGGACGAGGATGAAACAGGCGACGGGCTGAAGGAGCTGCGAATACGACTGAGAAATGCCGATGGGGAAGAGCGTGACCTCATTATCAATTATGACTAG
- the surE gene encoding 5'/3'-nucleotidase SurE: MAEPLILITNDDGIYSSGILALQQAAAALGKTVVVAPETERSAVGHAITISSPIRIREVDRRNGFSGFAVDGTPADCVKLGVRSLLPRLPDVVMSGINRGANVGVSILYSGTVSAATEGVLMGIPSLAVSLDAWEDPVYDFAARFASRLLKLILEKGIPPGVSLNVNVPHVPEEGIKGIRLTRQGRSYYEEDFELRADPRQRTYYWMNGRHVSPEKDPVLDDVAIRENYVSVTPLHYNLTHEDSIEYFKSWGLSEDGVD, translated from the coding sequence ATGGCTGAACCCCTTATTCTTATCACTAATGATGACGGAATCTATTCCAGTGGCATTCTTGCGCTGCAGCAAGCAGCTGCGGCCCTGGGGAAGACGGTGGTCGTCGCTCCGGAAACGGAGAGGAGTGCCGTAGGCCATGCCATCACGATTTCGAGTCCCATTCGAATCAGGGAGGTTGACAGAAGGAACGGATTCTCCGGTTTTGCCGTCGACGGCACCCCGGCAGATTGCGTCAAACTTGGCGTAAGGAGTCTTCTGCCCCGTCTCCCCGATGTGGTGATGTCCGGAATAAATAGAGGTGCGAACGTGGGAGTGAGTATTCTATACTCGGGAACAGTATCCGCTGCAACGGAAGGCGTCCTCATGGGAATCCCATCGCTGGCGGTTTCACTGGATGCGTGGGAGGATCCAGTTTATGACTTTGCGGCGAGATTTGCCTCGCGTCTTCTAAAACTCATTCTTGAGAAAGGAATCCCTCCAGGCGTGTCACTCAATGTAAACGTGCCACACGTACCTGAAGAGGGGATCAAGGGGATCCGCCTCACAAGACAGGGGAGAAGCTACTATGAAGAGGATTTTGAGTTGAGAGCGGATCCGAGACAGAGAACCTATTACTGGATGAACGGCCGTCATGTTTCACCTGAAAAGGATCCCGTCCTGGATGACGTGGCCATCCGTGAGAACTATGTTTCTGTCACACCTTTGCACTACAATCTTACGCACGAAGATTCCATTGAATATTTCAAATCATGGGGACTTTCGGAAGACGGTGTCGACTAG